Genomic segment of Mercurialis annua linkage group LG6, ddMerAnnu1.2, whole genome shotgun sequence:
TAAATAGGACATGTATATTAGGACTAGCCACTGGCCGGTTTAAGCTGAAAAATCTAAAACCGGTCAAATTTAGAATCGGTCCAAAATCAGTCTGTATAGGAAAGCTCAAATACTatcttttataaaaagtttatcTATTTTATACCATCATTATCATGTTTGTGACAGATGTGACATAAAGGTGTGACAAATGATCACGTCCCTAATAGATATGAACATTTGTCATTCAAAAAAGATATGACATGAATTGGATCATTAAAACAAGACACATGTATATGAGTTGGATAGAGTgctataaattttttgtttttaaaataattcaattttcagTGACAATTCCGGTtctaaaaaacatatatatttctttttcgAGTAGTTTGCTTCTAATTGAATGGAAATTTATAGCACAAATTAATGTAAATTTTATATCAGGGATGCGACGGTTCAATATTAATAGAATCAACAGCAAATAACACTGCAGAGAAAGATTCAATTCCAAATCTAACTTTGACAGGATTTGATGTTATTGAAGAAATAAAAACAGAGGTTGAGAAAAAATGTAAAGGACTTGTATCCTGTGCTGACATCTTGGCCTTGGCTGCTAGGGACTCAGTTTCTTTCAAGGTTTAATCTTAATTTTAGctacaaaaatacaattttttttcagGTATTTAAATTTGATCATACTTTAATTCTAATTGTTACATTTTTTGCAGTTCAATAGACCATTATGGGAAGTTCTTACCGGCAGAAGAGACGGGAGTGTTTCGCTGGCTTCGGAAGTTTTTGCTAATATTCCTTCTCCATTTGCCAATTTCTCCACACTTATCCAAAATTTCAAGAGCAAGGGTCTCACTGTCCATGATCTAGTTGTGCTTTCAGGTGAATATGCATATCAAATATGAAGCtcaattcataaatttaaaaatttcgtTAAGTTATCGAGATAAAATTTAtcgattcaatttgatttttcataCCACTAACAACATGTACATTGTAGAATTATCCGAATCGTATCATATAACATCAATTCCTGAAATGTTCTACAGGCGGACACACAATTGGAGTAGGACACTGCAATCTATTCAGCAACAGGCTCTACAACTTCACAGGAAAAGGCGACCAGGACCCGTCTCTCAACCCTACTTACGCTCAATTCCTCAAGACTAAATGCACAAGTCTCGCGGACAATACCACAACAGTCGAAATGGATCCGAAAAGCTCATTCACATTTGATAACGATTACTTTGTTATTCTTCAGCAGAACAAGGGCCTCTTCCAATCTGATGCAGCACTTCTGACGGACAAAATTGCCAGAAATATTGCGAGAGAGTTGGTTAATTCTAGAGTTTTTTTTACGGAGTTTGCTCAGTCTATGAAGAGAATGGGAAATATTGAGATTCTTACGGGTACTAAAGGGGAGATTAGGAAGAAATGCAGTGTTATCAATTCTTGAGAtttacttttttgtttttgtacgcatttttaattttttgtgagTGGACCGTGAAATTGTATGTGATCATTAATTTATCTAGTTTGTAATGAGAAAtggaataaacaaataaaactacTATTGCCCTCTTCTTTTCCATTTCTGATCTAATTTCCCATCAAGGACTTTTTCTTGGTTATAATTGAAGATTGATTTAAGTAATGTATAATATACTTTCATGccttatattataatttataaaggttataatagataaatatatataatgtagTTATATATATTCTATGAATCCAACATTTATGCAttcaaattatgtattaaaacataattcataaaattataatttatttatgattATTACTCCATAATTTATCTTATattaacatatttttaataattattattattataattattaaaaaatgagtACATTAATGTTGAAATTTACAGTAAAAAAGTATGcatatgaatttaattttctaatatttttaaaattaaaataaaaaaattattcaatttattttctgaAATAAAACTTGATTTCTTTTAACTCTTcttataaaatcaaatatatagCTAAGCAATTAGCACCGGAAAAAGATAATGtcgaatttaataaaaaaattaaaagaattattttaatatttgaaaatcgGGAATACTTACTTATTTTCATCTTATTTCATGAtttctttatcaatttttaatatttttatcctcCACGTAAAAAATAGATCGACCACCGCGGAGCACCCCTGGCCACCGCTCCCTCGCCTCGATAGCCACCAGCCAccactattttaaaaattaaaatcctaaaTTACAAAAACTAAACTCTCAATCTAATTTGTTTTAcctaaataagtttttttttaaatactagGGGTTAAACTAGTATTGTACAAAAAGGAAATCAACAAGtacaaatgtaattaataattattcttattttataaGTAATACCTTTTTTTCCTCAAAAGATATTGCTAAGTTAAAAGGCTGATTGGACTTGTCTGGACTCAATGGGCCGGGTCATAAAAACAGCGAATTCAAGTAGAATCAGGAAAACTGAATCCAACATGGAAACGGTGTCGTAATCCACATCCTTATGGGAATCATATATTTTACTTTCCTTCACCATCTTCACCATCTTCCCCATCAAGCCAACACAAAACTCCAACTCTGTACTTAAAGCACCCACTCCCTTCCAATTCCCTCCACAATCAAATCCCCCACCTCCCAATACAATTCCCCATTCACCCCCGCCACCTCCGCCACGATGATGCTCAGAGTTCGAAGCAGAGACGGCCTCGAGCGGGTCACAATCGACAACCCAAACATCACAATCTCCCAActcaaaaccctaattcaaaACCAACTCAACATCCCGGTTCACAACCAAACCCTATCCACCAACCAAAACCTCTTATTATCCAAATCACCGTCCGATCTCTCCAAATTCACTGACATGTCTAACCCTAACACGCTTCTGTCTTCTCTCAGCATTGCCCACGGCTCCATGGTTTTCCTT
This window contains:
- the LOC126688140 gene encoding peroxidase 24-like, with the protein product MKISVFLSCLLILSVVVVCQGGGLRKQFYRKSCPQAEDIIRNATQKHVLSNPNLPAKLLRMHFHDCFLRGCDGSILIESTANNTAEKDSIPNLTLTGFDVIEEIKTEVEKKCKGLVSCADILALAARDSVSFKFNRPLWEVLTGRRDGSVSLASEVFANIPSPFANFSTLIQNFKSKGLTVHDLVVLSGGHTIGVGHCNLFSNRLYNFTGKGDQDPSLNPTYAQFLKTKCTSLADNTTTVEMDPKSSFTFDNDYFVILQQNKGLFQSDAALLTDKIARNIARELVNSRVFFTEFAQSMKRMGNIEILTGTKGEIRKKCSVINS